The Papaver somniferum cultivar HN1 chromosome 6, ASM357369v1, whole genome shotgun sequence genome segment atTACTCCCAAATCACAAACCGTTGgtcggatttttgaccgaatttaACATTTACAAATTCGCATAATACTCGTAAATATGCCGTTCCGTACGTATGCCGAattccgaattgctaactaggaacCAAATTCTCTCTAATATATTGTTTCTAGGATCTATTAGTATTTCCTACCAATTTAAAGCCCTATCACATAATCTTGTGTTCTTTTATAAGAAAATCgctttttcaaaaaagaaaaaaacactctATAAAAAAGGTGGATTATATTCCCGGAATTATTTCTTCAATCTTCCAGTTGCTTGATATGGTATATTGTTAtttctcttcaaaaaaaaatactcGTTTGCATTACATTTTACTTGTGTTTTCTACTTTGGTCTTGATGTTTCTGAAAtccatattagtttcaatttcaTCGTGCATAAAATCTATGAAGCTTCAAATAAATTAAAAAAGTGGTGTAACCATCATTTTTGGGTGTTGGTCAAAGTTGTGTTACTGAACGCCACCTTAATTCCATGATGATGCTTTCCAGCAGCTTTCTTAGTTGTTTCAGCAGCGGAGCAGCCTTTTACTTTTTGTACTAACTACCAATCAATTAATTACAAACTTTAGTTATTGGCATTTTGTTTCTCATTACGACGAAGAGATTCTAGACAACTTggatccatcaaaaaaaaaacgagtTAAACAAATTCTAACCTCAGCTAATCGAACGCTTGCGATTGGCCTCAAATAATACTGGACAAGGACATTTTTCATCAGCTCTAGTCATTATGTGATGGAGTATCGGAGCAGGTAATCGCTCTTTAGATTATTAGAAGCAACCAGTTAACTTAAACTAATACCAATTGACGTATCTCTATATTCAATTACCTACTATTTATTCAGAACCTTCATAAATAAATTGttccttcatttcttcttccCCCGTTTCTCTCTATCAGAAACCCAAAAGTGTTTGCAACAAAGATGGCAAATAAATATTCTACACTTTCTTACATATTCGCAATTGTATTTTTATCACCGTATGGCGAAGTTGGATATAGTCGTGCCATTGGAACGATAACTAATTCTGAGTACAATATTGATGAACTCCGAGTGATACAACAACCAATTTTTCATTCACTCAAGGAAACAAAACTAGCGGCGCCGGTTACATGTGAACCGAAATATGGGTTTTTGCCATGTACAAGTGCACTATGGGGATCATTGTTCTTGGTAGTTGTCTATGAATATGTTTCGTATCTTGGTGAAAGATATATTTCCATGGGCAGTGAACTTATGTTCAAGGTTCTTGGTCCAGGTATATTTGGCGCTAGTGCTTTTCAAATCCTTGGTTCACTCCCCGAAGCCATCTTAGTTATGGGTATGTTCTTGCGACTAATTCATTTTGCTTTCGTTTTGATACATAAAAAATCTTGATTATTTCTCAAGCAACACGATATTAAGTCAGAAGAAGGTTTCTATACAAGATAACTACCGTTTAAGTAAAACACAATGGAAAAGATTAAAAATAAGAACAATATGAGAATTAGATAATCATAGTGATGTTTATTCTGGTCATCCACCGTAACTAATGGATGGTGCCTTTTACATTAGCCGGCTTTCTTGACAGAGATACTGGCCACCGACTTTTCCTTATTTCTTAGTTGATTTTCACATCAAATAACTAACAACCAGAACCAATGGGAAAAGGTTAACGCTGGAAGCCAGGGTATGGACAAATACTGATATCATATTACCGGTTAATCCAATATGCGGTTAATGTGGCCTTAATGCTGTAATTAGATGTCTAATGACTCCAATTTCGCAACTATTTCTTAGAAAGGAACGCAAGATTGACTAACACCCTTGTTTATTTAGATCTGATTCGGGAGACGAATCTTCTCATTGTCTATCGCGTCCCATGTCagattgtctttttttcttcctgATGGACCCGGCTTATACATCTAAGACCTTTAATTCATTATATGAGTTCGATAAATCtctgagttacaaaaaaaaaagaatacagTAGAAAACAAGCGATCTGACATCCACCGAGAGTCCTACCGAGAAATTCTATGTTAAGTCCTTTTTGTTTCACATTTTTATATGATGTATTGTGGCTGCTGATATGATCAGATGATTAGAACCCGAATCAATCATTTCTTCCAAAGTCATAGCTGCCACAAGTAGTAGGTATTTGTGTTTTGAGTCTTTTGACGAAAAAAATGTAGTAGGTAAATTTTTGCCGTGGGAAATATGATTTTTTGTGCACTCTACGCAGTAGCATGTCTAGCATGCATCATCCTATTATTGAAGTCATCAAGTTTGACGATGAATAGAAGAACATCCACCGTTTCTCTTTTTGATACTTAAATTTAATGAATTGAGCCCAAGTTGAAGTAGAAGAGTAAAATATTAGGCACTAACCCGTCTAGTGTCTATGGAAATGGATAACATATACTTACGCAATATGTAAATTCATTTCAACCGTTATAATCAACTGTGGGCCTGTGGCTGGGTGATTAAGTTATTTTCTAGATTATATAATTACAAACAAAAGTAGACTGATTGTTTGTCAAATTGTTACGAATAAACTTTGGTACACTTGTGTGTAAACTACAGCAACTGGATTATATGGAACTAAAGAAGTAGCACAAGATCAAGTGAAGTTTGGAATATGGTTACTATCTGGATCAACAATAATGCTTCTTACAATATTATGGGGTGCTTGCATTGCTTGTGGTTGTTATGATCTGTCATCTCCTCCTCCTTTAACTCCTACATCTTCAACTGATCATCTACTACTTTCAGCACCAGCATTAGCATCTTCGACTAAACCATTATCATTAACTGGTAATTATTTCTTTATTACTCTCTTTAATCTGTACATGTTATTGGTATATGATGGAGTATTTAAGAAAATTCGTGATGATTAATAACGAAATGATGTTTCTAAATTTTCCCGCAGGATATGGTGTTACTATTGATATCGAAACTAATTATACTGCTGCCATCATGATGTTCTCTTTGATCCCATTTATGGTTGCGCTACCACAGTTATGGGGTGCGCCTTTGGGACATTACCCGGTTCTAATTGCTCTGATTTTTTCCGTCAGTTTTCTAGTTGCATTTATCTTTTATCAGGTACGTCACTACGGGAACTTATGTTTTATGGTGAACTCCAATCGAACTTAATATGGAAACTAAAGTTGATTTTTGTTTAGGTTTTTTCACCATGGATCCAAAATAGAAGACTAGAATATGTTATGAGTAAAGTGTTGGGAAAAGTTGCACTTGGAAAGCTCCTCAGCGAAGACGGTGTTCCCAAAACTCCCATTATAAAAGAGTTAGTAGTATTTCTCCAAGCTTTGCTACTTTATGTTCAAATGGGTTATTTATCATTTACAAAAATTTCTTATCTTGCAAGTTTATGATTATGTGTTGTATTTCATGcacataactctaggttgtttcATAAGATTGATCGGGATGATGACGGATTTATTACTCCTAAAGAGATCAGAGGACTTATTATAGGAGTTCAATTTGAAGAAGTAGGGTTCAAAAAAGATGATTTCTTAGATAATGTGATGGAAGAATTTGATAACTATGCTGATGTTCATATTGATGAAGATGAATTCATTAAAGGTATCTCATCCTGGCTATTGAAAACTAAACAGTCTGCATATAAGCGAGATCGTAAGCGTCGCTGCCAACGTAGCCCCAATTCAACCAATTCTCAGGTGAATTATAAGCACATGTTTCCTCAAAATTTCGCCATGTGTAgaccaaaattctcaaaaattcatAACTGCAAATGTTGGTAACTCTTTGTAGTTCAGTGGCATTTGCAGTTATAAATATAAATATCCGTGCTTCGATTTGATGCGTATCTTAACATTTGCATTACTGTAGCATTAAACATAATACAGTAGCTAATAAAAGTTTCTGCAATgattgattttgaaattggtgCAGGTCCATGATGCAACTACAGAGGAAGAGCAACATTTGCTGGTGAATGAACCGAGTCTTACGACACATATAGTCACGCATAAGGACATACATGTGTTCGAGAACGTGGTCTGGACATTTATTAAAGCTGTCTCACTGTTAGTACTTGGGATAGGAGTCTTAGTACTGTCTGCAGATCCTCTCATCGAATCTATCCAGAATTTCTCAAATGCAGCAAATATCGACCCGTTTCTCTTTTCGTTTGTTGTATTACCTATTGCAGTGAACTACAGAGAAGCAATGTCAGCCATTAAATCTGCTCGCCATAAGAAACAACACTCTGCATCTCTAACTTTATCCGAGGTGAATTATTTATCTTGTTACAATTATGCTTTTCAGCAGTAGCCCGATATCAGAACAACGCAGCTGATGTTTACATGCCACATATAATTTCAAAATaacgaaaaaagaaaaagaaaaactattttAAGGTCTTTGTAAAATGAGGCTGTACCTCAGTGACCGTAGCGTCCGAAAACTTTAAATGCGATAATATGTGTAGATTTTCTATAAATGAAGGATCTCAGTTGATCGTAGTAGCTAGCTAAGCTTATGCACTCTGTAACATTTCTCATCTGTATGTGTATACCTGCAGATTTACACTGCAGTTTTCATGAACAACATCGTCGGCATATCTATCACTCTAGTGATGGTTTATGCTCAAGGCTTAGCATGGGATTTTGCGGCAGAGGTGTTTGTGGTTATGACTATATCTATCTCAATGGGTTTTATTGGTTTACGTTGCAAGACTTTGCGCTTATGGACTAGCATTGTAGCGATTTTCCTctactttttttctcttttcttgctTTATGCTCTTATTAATGTTTTCGGCTGGGTTTAGCAGCTAGCTACTTATAAAATGTGTATGGTGTAGATTGAATCTTAAGCATTCCAAGAGTTTATTATTGTTGTTGTATAGTTACAAATGTCTTAtaaatcaaaattcaattgtaGTCAAGCATTGAGTAATTTTGTAGTGTATTTTACACAATCTGAGGCAATATCTTCTAACCAGTTTCAGAAGGTGAAAAACTGGAATCACTATTGAATGATGTTTGTTAACTTCCATGAATGAATCACCTTAAATGTCTGAATGCATAAGAGATATTGTGCCCTACTCTTTCTTTAAGATTTGAACATGCACTTTAATAAATGAAGAGCAAAGTATTGTCTCCCACTTGTGAAATTGTGCGACCTTGAGTCCCTACTAAATGCTGTTGCAATCTGGCAATTAGACCCGAATTACTTGCCATACTGGTTCAAGCTGTTGCTATCCCAAAGTCAGATCAACCCTGAGAGCAAAAAAATTCCAATGTTGCATAATTGTGTCTTGTTTCCGCCCTTTTGATCCCTACACAGAATATCCATTTTGCCCATAGCCTCCCTCTACACTCTTTAATAGTTAGTTAAGTTCtcctagtgttttttttttttggtgcatCTCAATCTCACTAATGAATTTACAGTGCTACTTTGTGTTGTTGGGGACTGAGATGTTAGAAAAAACGggttttatttttaaaaccaaaagtGCATGGACCATGATTTGATCCCTAGACCAATTGCCCActagttgtttttttcttttgaatagataaaacattagtcccacatagactaaaattttaagagttttagatttagggatgaaaatcagaaagacgtctgatggatatagtcttagtcaatctcattatactGAAACTgtacttaagagatttaatcatgaaaatgctaaacttgtatctactccttatgatcccacctgtaacttgaaaaagaacaagggtgaagGAATTTCTCAATttgagcaggtacacttgcaatcCTGGGAAGGATCACTGGAACGCTCTCAACAGAGTTCTGCGCTACTTGAGAGGCACCTCAAACTTTTGCTTAAGCTTTGGGAGGTTTCCTGCTGTGctggaagggtattgtgatgccaactggatatcagactcagatgagtgcaaatccactagtgggtacctCTTCATACTTGGAGGTGCGTCTGTatcatggaagtcttccaaacagacatgtatagctcgatccactatggaatctgattTTATAGCCTTGGACAAggatggagaggaagctgaatggatacgagctTTCTTaggaggaattccactctggcccaagcctgtgtcttcgatcgcaatccattgtgacagtcaagctgctattggttgCGCAAGGAACaatgtatacaacggaaagtctatacatataaagagaagacacaagacagtgaagcaactactctctactggtattATCTCTATAGACTTCGTAAAATTTAAAGATAATATtacagatcctttgacgaaaggattatctagagaggtagttaaatcaacatcgaaggggatgggacttaatctcatagaataaatcaccatgaaggatactcaaccttgtgaatggagctccaagatgaaggttcaatgagacaactaatttatggtgataTCGAGAaaacactatctttgtccctccctatggtgtaactgtGTGATAGTGCTGCATGAGTTAGGATGATATGTTGAGATATTAATGAGTTCTATGGCTTTTTTTAAAGCggggtgtggcaggacactcttaatggactcacctatgtggatgttggaagtggggccgcttcctatgagaattacagctgattctctagagacattcattaagtccgggatttagcctacgaccaaaacgggcacaactCCTTTGATAcatcaagtgtggttgttatttctgaattgcattcactgttgacggttcaagacattgcgTTCACCGTTACAACAAGCaattccggtaacctctcactaagttaaggttcaatctctgggacaccttagcctatttTTGATGTCTTCTGTTTTCTCGTGTTTTaccgatatgttttatcattcatgtgggggattgttagaaacaaCGGGTTTTGTTTTAAAACCAAAAGTGCATGGACCATGATTTGATCCCTAGAACAGTTGCCCACtagttatttttttcttttgaataaatAAAACATTAGTCCCACATGGACTAAAATTgtaagagttttagacttaaataccatgggTTTTGCCTAAAGGGCATGGCGCTTTGGGtctacacacttttgtgtgagaggGGAGACTTAGACTAGGGCAAGactgcctttcccgtacgcgcggtgctttgcACAGAAGCACGTACGCCGCCTTCCGTCCGGTCGTGCGCGGGGgatgggggtgggggggggggggggggggggtctcgCGGTCAGGTTCGGGTTCCTATGGATCTATCTTTTTGCTCAAACTTTTCTACGTGTTTTTTACACACATGAAAGAAGAATTTTACTCTCTTGTATGTACGTGTTTGTCACACGcgtgaagaatctttctctttgttTTATATATCTGGCACGCGTGCTACTTTGTTGACTGACAAAAGCAAACACTGTTTTCTGTACGCATGCTTCTCTTGGATAGACAAAATCCTTTACTTTACACAGTTTTCTTAGTGACTGTTTTCTGACAAAGTGAGAATCTCTGCCTTTGTCTTGCACTGTTTTTAACAGAAACATTACCAATACGGATGGTTTCTTTGCATGCTTTTTCCCTCTCGTTTATAACGTCttgaacactatataagagagtagtctTCAGCTCATTTTACACATAGAAAAACAACAACTTctacttctcctctgttttcACAACGGTCTCCTGATATTTGTTTTACTGTTAATTGTTTTTCAATCACTGCCAAGCTCTTAGGGTGTTCTCTTGTATGATACAAAGAGGAACACTAAcaatagttgtatcctggaggcaaATCGTCGAAGGCTATAGCATCTCTCTGTTTAGAGGAGTAACGGGAGATATTGTCTTTAGGATAGCATATCTCATACGTGCCTCTATTTCTCCTGCTACAATCATCACGGATGCATCAGAATCATCCATCAAGCACTTGTTTGAGCTAAGTATTATTTTCTGTTTATTACGATTGTTGTTACTAGAACCAACAATCTAAAGACAATATCTATCACTCTTATTCACTGTAACAACAATGGGAAAAAGTATTGTTGACAAACCTACTAAGTTTTGTGGAAAATATTTTAAACGTCGGCAGCcaaaaagaccaaaggctagatgaagttgctttGCAaaaaccctcaagaaggcttcatgaccgtggttatgaagatagactggataggtagACTAGGAAGAATTATATGTATAAAAATCATATACTTAACTTCTTGGATGATTCcctgtatgatttttacaatgcaaaagagaattttactgcttttgatttatgggaagcattggaagaaaaatatctcGCTggggctgctggaagcaagaagttcttggtggctaggttccttgaATACAAAATGACTGATTAAAAACATGTAGTCGATCAATTCTTGGAACTTCAGTTAATAATCAATTCTTGAAAATTGTAGCAGCGCACCccctttatttcttttttatttacttGGGATACAGAAGAATTTGTCGATATTTCTGATTTAATGTTCATGTTCCTGAATGCTTCATAGGAATAAATGGATATTTTGTTCCTATACAGAAAAACATTTCTTCCGAGTCACAAAAACCGTCTATTTTGGAATATCTTTCTGTGATTccaatatttctattataaatctACAATTACAATCTACATCAGATCGTGGTTTCATGTACCAAATATTTCCATATCAAGGCATCCGATCTTTTTGGTTCGACAATGGGATAGAGAACGGATGTGAGAAAGAAAGAGACTTTCATTTCCAGTTTACTATTGTATTTCATTCATTTAGGGACAGGGACAAAAAAAAAGGGGGATTTTCCCTTTTTTCGGGCAGATAAAGGGGAAAAAGGcaatgtctttttcttttttggttcgaCCTATAAAAAGATATACTCTGGAGCTTTAGATTCAGTTGAAGTACAGATAAATCTAACTAACGAAGACAAAAACAAGAGTCATATATAGAATTATATGATAGTACTGTAATAGTTTAATTTAGGAGAATTCATATAGAATTTTATGGGTCTTTTCGCAATATCACGAACCAGATCCAAGAAAAGAATAAGATTAGTTGCTGGGGTGGGGGTGGGTCTGAGGAGAAACTGGTGAGAGAGAGAGGAGATAACTTTTTCCTTGAACAGCCCAAAAACACCTCTGATTCCTAAGTCATAAGAAAATTCAGGGTATAGGCAGGAATCGTTGAATCGAGCTCATGGATTTATCTAGGCCATTTATGGTCCAATCTAAGGAAAGGTTTTTTCTATTTGCTGAAGGCAATGTTATTGATGAACCTTTCCAAGTATCTGCAGTTATTGAAAAACTTCCACCTTCGTGAAACGAGTACAAAAGGAGGCTGGTTCACAAgactcgtgaaatcaccatgataGAGCTGGGGAAAAGGATTCAAGTTGAGGAACTattgtgctgcaaggacaagagcctgatgctaaGCAAAtacatgtccaacaaagctcataTCCTAGAAGATAATGCCTCATCAAAGAAAGGACATGAAGGAAAAtctgaatccagcaaaaatggtaacaaacgTAACAAAcgtcgtaactccaaaggtaaccatcttaaactAAAGGTTGGTGTCTCTAAGAACACCATCAAAggtgactgctataactgtggtaaGCCCGGCCATATGGCTAAACACTGTAGAGCTAAAAAGACAAAAAATGATTCGAAAGGGAAAAATAAGGTAAACCATGTAGATGAGTCTGGATATTATACTGGCATGGTGTCTAAAATCAACCTTGTCTCTAAAGTgaacaatgtgagagactggtggttaGATTCAGGAGCCACCAGGCATGTATGCAAGTTCAGAGATGCATTCTCCTCCTATGCCAAAGTAGGAGATGATGAGAAAGTGTTCATGGGAAACTCTTCCACCgcgaaagtggtaggaaaagtcAAGGTTGAATTAAAGCTCACTTcagaatgacgtgtatcacgtcccggacatatgcaagaatcttgtctCAGagaccatcttacttgggaaaggttttaaaattGTTGCTGAATCTAACAATGTTGTACTCTCTAAAAATGGTGTCTTCGTAGGAAAGGgttatgtcactgataacatgattaagcttagtgtacttgaTTTGAACACTAataataatgcatcttcttctgcttattttTGTGATCCTCatatgtttggcatgatagactaggacatgttaatttcaaatccatcGAAAGACTTGCTAAGTTAGGTTGCATTCCTAAATTAAACATTGAcaaaggtcataaatgtgaaatttgtgttgaatctaagtACGTAAGAAAAGCATTCACCAAaagggttgaacgtagtacagcTCCCTTGGAACTAATACACTCGGATTTAGGAGatctgaaatcaacaccaactagaggtggtaaaaaaTGGTATATCTCTTTATAGATGATCATTcacgatactgtcaggtttatcttctttgAAGTAAAGATGAGGCCCTGGAGgcttttaaattatataaacttgaagtagaaaaccaaaaaggtgttacaattaaaactcttaggttagaccgtggtggtgagtatgtaatacctataggagaattttgTAGACAAAATGGCATCATCCATGAAACTAGTGCACCTTCCTCACCTGAGTCCAACGTTATAGCCGAAAGGAAAAAACGAACACTCATAGAAATGGTAACCGCTATGTTGATAAAACTCCATGTGAGTtgtggaaaggtaaacaaccttcatatgcatactttaaagtatgGTGGTTTTTGGCCAAGGTGGCGATTCCGTCTTCCAAGAAACACAAACTAGGATCTAAAACCgtggattgtgttttcctaggttATCCTGAGCATACTAATGCACATAGGTTCATGGTCATAAGCTCTGACCGTAGTAACATTGGTATGAACACAATAATGGAGTCTAGAGATGCAGTATTTTTTGAACACATTTTTCCTTTGAAATCTGGACATGGAAAAAGGGTCCATAATGATATcccagatgttccttcgactagtcataACCCTCCTCTAGAGGCTGAGACCGAACTAATAAGAAGTAAGAGAATTAGAACCGGTACaagttttggtccagattttgtgactcttacggtagagtctgaacctcAAACCTTTAAGGAAGATATGaattctccggaagctcccttctgggaagaagcttcgatAAATGAGTGGAAGTTCATTCAGCAAaacgaaacttgggagcttgtagactttcCTCCTGGTAGTAAAGCCATAGGTTgcaaatggatattcaaaaagAAGCTTAGAGCGGATGGAACTATAGAGAAACACAACGCtgggttggtagctaaaggctatatgCAAAAGGAAGGATtatatttctttgatacttattaaCCTGTCACTAGAATCGCTTTTATTAGGatgttgattgctattgcttctatttatgatttgcatatacatcaaatggatgttaaaactgcatttttatatggtgaattgaatgaagaaatgtatatggaccaacctgaaggatttattgtgaaaggttttgaaaacaaagtaTGCAAATTGAATAAATCTCTGtacggtttaaaacaagcacctaaacagtggcatgaaaaaattgatcatgtaatgatatctaatggctttaaggttaatgaatctgataaatgtgtttacattaaatcctTGGATGAtgctcatgttattgtgtgcttgtactttgatgatatgctcatattaggcagTGACATTGATATTAATAATACCATTAAAAaaatgcttaacgaaaactttgacatgaaagacttaggccttgctgatgtaatcttagggatgaaaatcagaaagacgtctgatggatatagtcttagtcaatctcattatgctgAAACTgtacttaagagatttaatcatgaaaatgataAACCTGtatctactccttatgatcccaccTGTAACTTGAAAAAGAAAATGGGTGAAGgaatttatcaacttgagtattcccgcgtaattggcagtcttatgtatttgatgaactgcacaagacctgatattgcttacgCTGTGAGTAGAttgagcaggtacacttgcaaccctgggaaggatcactggaatgctctcaaCAGAGTTCTACGCCACTTTAGAGGCACCTCGAACTTTTTCTTAAGCTTTGGGAGGTTTCCTGCTGTGCTGGAAGGGTACTGTGATGCCAACTGGATATCAGATTCAGATGAGTGCGAATCCAccagtgggtacatcttcacacttggaggtgcgtctgtatcatggaagtcttccaaacagacatgtatagctcgatccactatggaatctgattTTATATCCTTGGataaagctggagaggaagctgaatggatacgatcTTTCTTaggaggaattccactctggcccaagcctgtgtcttcgatcgcaatccactttgatagtcaagctgctattggttgCACAAGGAAAaatgtatacaacggaaagtctatacatataaagagaagacacaagacagtgaagcaactactctctactggtattATCTCTATAGACTTCGTAAAATTTAAAGATAATATtacagatcctttgacgaaaggattatctagagaggtagttaaatcaacatcgaaggggatgggacttaagctcatagaataaatcaccatgaaggatactcaaccttgtgaatggagctccaagatcaagattcaatgagacaactaatttatggtgataTCGAGAaaacactatctttgtccctccctatggtgtaactgtGTGATAGTGCTACCTGCATGAGTTAGGATGATATGttgagatcttaatgagttccatggctttattTAAAGAGGGGTGtcgcaggacactcttaatggactcacctatgtgtaTGTTGGAAGTGgtgccgcttcctatgagaatttgagctgattctctagagacattcattaagtccgggatttatccCACGGCCataacgggcacaacggcaagagcttggaaaCTATCCTTTGATGCATCAAGtatggttgttatttctgaattgcattcactgttgacggttcaaaaCATTGCGTTCACCgttacaacaagcagttccggtaacctctcactaagttaaggttcaatctctgggacaccttagcctatttTTGATGTCTTCTGTTTTATCGTGTTTTaccgatatgttttatcattcatgtgggggattgttagaaaaaacagGTTTTGTTTTAAAACCAAAAGTGCATGGACCATGATTTGA includes the following:
- the LOC113287512 gene encoding sodium/calcium exchanger NCL1-like, yielding MANKYSTLSYIFAIVFLSPYGEVGYSRAIGTITNSEYNIDELRVIQQPIFHSLKETKLAAPVTCEPKYGFLPCTSALWGSLFLVVVYEYVSYLGERYISMGSELMFKVLGPGIFGASAFQILGSLPEAILVMATGLYGTKEVAQDQVKFGIWLLSGSTIMLLTILWGACIACGCYDLSSPPPLTPTSSTDHLLLSAPALASSTKPLSLTGYGVTIDIETNYTAAIMMFSLIPFMVALPQLWGAPLGHYPVLIALIFSVSFLVAFIFYQVFSPWIQNRRLEYVMSKVLGKVALGKLLSEDGVPKTPIIKELFHKIDRDDDGFITPKEIRGLIIGVQFEEVGFKKDDFLDNVMEEFDNYADVHIDEDEFIKGISSWLLKTKQSAYKRDRKRRCQRSPNSTNSQVHDATTEEEQHLLVNEPSLTTHIVTHKDIHVFENVVWTFIKAVSLLVLGIGVLVLSADPLIESIQNFSNAANIDPFLFSFVVLPIAVNYREAMSAIKSARHKKQHSASLTLSEIYTAVFMNNIVGISITLVMVYAQGLAWDFAAEVFVVMTISISMGFIGLRCKTLRLWTSIVAIFLYFFSLFLLYALINVFGWV